One segment of Paraburkholderia sp. PGU19 DNA contains the following:
- a CDS encoding FAD-dependent oxidoreductase — protein MTRNSSANPDVLVLGGGLVGSAVAWGLAREGAQVTVLDQDDGAFRASRGNFGLVWIQGKGYGLSPYARWSRSSATRWPALAAALLDETGIDVALRQPGGFHFCFSDDDLADRAKRLGTLQRELGDYPYQLLDAREVRERLPQIGPDVIGASYTPMDGHVNPLKLLRALHTGMQRRGVTLVSNEEALRITPDSGGFAVQGKRGTYRAARVVLAAGLGNRALAPHVGLHAPVAPNRGQVLISERVAPFLHYPTLNVRQTDEGTMQFGDSMEEVGLNDFTTTHVLSDIARRGVRAFPWLKNVRLVRTWAALRVYSPDGFPIYDQSARHPGAFVVTCHSGVTLAAAHALRIAPWITGGAMPDELPAFSGTRFTESPALIPAH, from the coding sequence ATGACCCGCAATTCATCCGCCAACCCCGACGTGCTCGTGCTGGGCGGCGGGCTGGTCGGTTCCGCTGTCGCCTGGGGCCTAGCGCGCGAGGGCGCGCAAGTGACCGTGCTCGATCAGGACGACGGCGCGTTTCGCGCGTCGCGCGGCAATTTCGGGCTGGTCTGGATTCAGGGCAAGGGCTATGGCCTGTCGCCTTACGCGCGCTGGTCGCGCAGTTCGGCCACGCGCTGGCCCGCGCTCGCCGCGGCGCTGCTCGACGAAACGGGTATCGACGTCGCGCTGCGCCAGCCCGGCGGCTTTCATTTCTGTTTCTCCGACGACGACCTCGCCGACCGCGCGAAGCGGCTCGGCACGCTGCAACGCGAGCTGGGCGACTACCCGTATCAGTTGCTCGATGCGCGCGAGGTGCGCGAGCGCCTGCCGCAGATCGGGCCGGACGTGATCGGCGCGAGCTATACGCCGATGGATGGACACGTCAATCCGCTCAAGCTGCTGCGCGCGCTGCACACAGGCATGCAGCGGCGCGGCGTGACGCTGGTCAGCAACGAGGAAGCGCTGCGCATCACGCCCGACAGCGGCGGCTTCGCGGTGCAGGGCAAACGCGGCACGTATCGCGCGGCGCGCGTGGTGCTCGCGGCGGGTCTCGGCAATCGCGCGCTCGCGCCGCATGTCGGGCTGCACGCGCCCGTCGCGCCGAATCGCGGGCAGGTGCTGATCAGCGAGCGCGTCGCGCCGTTCCTGCACTACCCGACGCTCAACGTCCGGCAAACGGACGAAGGCACCATGCAGTTCGGCGATTCGATGGAAGAAGTCGGCCTGAACGATTTCACCACCACGCACGTACTGTCCGACATTGCGCGGCGTGGCGTGCGCGCGTTCCCGTGGCTGAAGAACGTGCGGCTGGTTCGCACCTGGGCCGCGCTGCGCGTCTACAGCCCGGACGGTTTTCCGATCTACGACCAGTCCGCGCGGCATCCGGGCGCCTTCGTCGTCACCTGCCACAGCGGCGTGACGCTCGCCGCCGCGCACGCGCTGCGCATCGCACCGTGGATCACCGGCGGCGCCATGCCCGACGAGCTGCCCGCATTTTCGGGCACGCGCTTCACAGAATCCCCTGCTCTCATTCCCGCTCACTGA
- a CDS encoding (2Fe-2S)-binding protein, with amino-acid sequence MTSTPLFKALPGADAPVDIWFNDQPLRVPGGRSVAAALLAAGIARFRATPVSGAPRAPYCMMGACFECLVEIDGVPSRQSCMVTVRDGMRIRSQEGARDLPPVAVSLEDAHGR; translated from the coding sequence ATGACTTCCACACCGCTATTCAAGGCCCTGCCCGGCGCCGATGCGCCCGTCGATATCTGGTTCAACGATCAGCCGCTGCGCGTGCCGGGCGGCCGGTCGGTGGCCGCGGCGCTGCTTGCTGCCGGCATCGCGCGGTTTCGCGCGACGCCTGTGTCCGGCGCGCCGCGCGCACCGTATTGCATGATGGGCGCGTGCTTCGAGTGTCTGGTCGAGATCGACGGCGTGCCGAGCCGGCAAAGCTGCATGGTGACCGTGCGCGACGGCATGCGCATCCGCTCGCAGGAAGGCGCACGCGATCTGCCGCCCGTCGCTGTTTCGCTGGAGGATGCTCATGGCCGCTGA
- a CDS encoding FAD-binding oxidoreductase gives MSPSAATREADVLVIGGGLHGSSSAFHLAARGARVIVLEADYVARHSSGVNAGGVRTLGRPVPEIPLALMSREIWHTLRDTIGDDGGFVPSGQLKIAETEAELDECRERVALLEAHGFTHEKLIDRATLLELEPALAPHVTGGIWVERDGYALPFRTTTSFRLAAQRHGAQFFEGTPVTRIEQRGTRWLAQTPRGTFSAEKLVITAGAWAGQLAEQVGERVPVHPEGLMLMVTHRVAPFCRATLGATGRPLSFKQFDNGTVVIGGKLIGIADLDGRHGEVDFARLVRSANTVVDLFPHLRHLGVNRAWAAVEAFTEDSLPVISTSRRASNLVYSFGYCGSGFQLGPACGRLVSELVLDGEASLPLDAFAIDRFAQQAVSERTASAVAH, from the coding sequence ATGTCCCCTTCCGCCGCCACGCGTGAAGCCGACGTGCTAGTGATCGGCGGCGGCCTGCACGGATCGAGCAGCGCGTTTCATCTGGCCGCTCGCGGCGCGAGAGTGATCGTGCTCGAAGCCGATTACGTCGCGCGGCACTCGTCGGGCGTCAACGCGGGCGGCGTGCGCACGCTCGGACGGCCTGTGCCGGAAATTCCGCTGGCGCTGATGTCGCGCGAAATCTGGCACACGTTGCGCGACACGATCGGCGACGATGGCGGCTTCGTGCCGTCCGGCCAGTTGAAGATCGCCGAGACGGAGGCCGAACTCGACGAATGCCGCGAACGCGTCGCCCTGCTCGAAGCGCATGGTTTCACGCACGAAAAGCTGATCGACCGCGCGACTTTGCTCGAACTCGAACCCGCGCTCGCGCCGCATGTGACGGGCGGCATCTGGGTCGAACGCGACGGCTATGCACTGCCGTTCAGGACCACGACGTCCTTCCGGCTCGCAGCGCAGCGACACGGCGCGCAGTTCTTCGAAGGCACGCCCGTTACCCGCATCGAGCAGCGTGGCACGCGCTGGCTTGCGCAGACGCCGCGCGGCACGTTCAGCGCGGAAAAGCTCGTCATCACGGCGGGCGCGTGGGCGGGCCAACTGGCCGAGCAGGTCGGCGAACGCGTGCCCGTTCATCCCGAAGGGCTAATGTTGATGGTCACGCATCGCGTCGCGCCGTTCTGCCGCGCGACACTCGGCGCAACGGGCCGGCCGCTGTCGTTCAAGCAGTTCGACAACGGCACCGTTGTGATCGGCGGGAAGCTGATCGGCATTGCCGACCTCGATGGCAGGCATGGCGAGGTGGACTTCGCGCGCCTCGTGCGCAGCGCGAATACCGTCGTCGATCTGTTTCCGCATTTGCGGCATCTCGGCGTGAATCGCGCGTGGGCGGCCGTCGAAGCCTTCACCGAAGATTCGTTGCCCGTGATCTCGACGAGCCGCCGTGCGTCGAATCTCGTCTACTCGTTCGGTTACTGCGGCAGCGGTTTTCAGCTCGGGCCGGCATGCGGGCGGCTCGTCTCCGAGCTGGTGCTGGACGGCGAGGCGTCGTTGCCGCTCGACGCGTTCGCGATCGACCGCTTCGCGCAGCAGGCCGTCTCCGAACGGACGGCGAGCGCCGTCGCTCATTGA
- a CDS encoding RidA family protein, which produces MSDIVRIETNQRMSRVVKAAGLVFIGGQTSSDHAPDVKIQTASVLAKIDGFLEKAGIDKTRLVSAQVWLANIERDFAGMNSVWDAWVAAGCAPTRATVEARLAAPELLVEIAVVALA; this is translated from the coding sequence ATGTCCGATATCGTGAGAATCGAAACAAATCAGCGCATGAGCCGTGTCGTCAAGGCAGCGGGGCTTGTGTTCATCGGCGGTCAGACGTCGAGCGATCACGCGCCTGATGTGAAGATCCAGACGGCCAGTGTGCTGGCGAAAATCGACGGCTTTCTGGAGAAGGCGGGCATCGACAAAACCCGTCTCGTGTCGGCGCAGGTGTGGCTCGCGAATATCGAGCGCGATTTCGCGGGGATGAACAGCGTGTGGGATGCGTGGGTCGCGGCCGGCTGTGCGCCGACCCGCGCGACCGTCGAGGCGAGGCTTGCCGCGCCGGAACTGCTGGTCGAGATCGCCGTCGTCGCGCTGGCGTAG
- a CDS encoding sensor domain-containing diguanylate cyclase has protein sequence MSEKISMFDSLLATPTPEKAVVSPSVRAALLSALFDNAWPLFLSGISSIFVAAVACFRLHQTWTTLWLIADIAVLAARLGIVRLYVARSRIGDVHPGPWAARYAPVSLIACLLLGLGTAACFLSPDKELATLAIMVAAGILGGIASRNAALPRLAIAQIFLGTVPIGVGALIAPQSGAWILVPPLIAYNAAMVSVVRRHYNGLVALMTAEQRHAELAARFDAALAYMPHGLCTVDGAGKVVIANRRTAELFGATVEMLKLNVPLPEFIGNVGIAQFGGTLRKRLVERFSAWLGDERSPMGLELQDGRQLELTRNPVPDGSAVIIIEDVTERRQTEAKILHLARHDALTGLPNRRELRDRLEQILVDRARMKGDAIAMMYLDLDGFKQVNDRLGHCAGDEVLETVASRLSRVLRPGELVARLGGDEFAIIADHTTLPSVVALAQRVIRDIALPYHLSTGEAVSIGTSVGIALAANDDSVDGLIRRADQALYSAKQAGRGTYRVANA, from the coding sequence ATGTCCGAGAAAATTTCCATGTTCGATTCGCTACTGGCGACGCCCACGCCAGAGAAGGCCGTTGTCAGCCCGTCGGTGCGCGCAGCGCTGCTGTCCGCGCTATTCGACAACGCATGGCCGTTGTTCCTGTCGGGCATCTCCAGCATTTTCGTGGCGGCTGTCGCGTGTTTCCGGCTGCATCAGACATGGACGACGCTCTGGCTGATCGCCGATATCGCCGTGCTGGCCGCGCGCCTCGGGATCGTGCGCCTCTATGTGGCGCGCAGCCGCATCGGTGACGTCCATCCCGGCCCGTGGGCCGCCCGCTACGCGCCCGTCAGCCTGATTGCCTGCCTGCTGCTCGGCCTCGGCACGGCGGCGTGCTTTCTGTCGCCGGACAAGGAACTGGCCACGCTCGCGATCATGGTCGCGGCAGGCATTCTAGGCGGCATCGCGTCGCGCAACGCGGCGCTGCCGCGGCTTGCAATCGCGCAGATCTTTCTCGGCACGGTGCCCATCGGCGTTGGCGCGCTGATCGCGCCGCAAAGCGGCGCATGGATTCTCGTGCCGCCGCTCATCGCGTACAACGCGGCGATGGTGTCGGTCGTGCGACGCCACTACAACGGCCTCGTCGCGCTGATGACGGCCGAACAGCGGCACGCCGAACTGGCCGCGCGCTTCGATGCCGCGTTGGCCTACATGCCGCATGGCCTGTGCACCGTCGACGGAGCGGGCAAGGTCGTGATCGCGAACCGCCGCACGGCGGAGCTGTTCGGCGCGACCGTCGAGATGCTCAAGCTCAATGTGCCGCTGCCCGAGTTCATCGGCAACGTCGGCATCGCGCAGTTCGGCGGGACGCTGCGCAAGCGGCTCGTCGAACGGTTCAGCGCATGGCTCGGCGACGAGCGCAGCCCGATGGGCCTCGAACTGCAGGACGGCCGCCAGTTGGAATTGACCCGCAACCCGGTCCCGGACGGCAGCGCCGTCATCATCATCGAGGACGTGACCGAACGGCGGCAGACTGAGGCGAAGATCCTGCACCTCGCGCGGCACGATGCGCTGACGGGCCTGCCGAACCGCCGCGAACTGCGCGACCGGCTGGAGCAGATCCTGGTGGACCGGGCACGGATGAAGGGCGATGCGATCGCGATGATGTATCTGGACCTGGACGGCTTCAAGCAGGTCAACGACCGGCTCGGCCATTGCGCGGGCGACGAGGTGCTGGAGACGGTCGCCTCGCGGCTGTCGCGCGTGCTGCGTCCGGGTGAACTGGTCGCGCGGCTGGGCGGCGACGAGTTCGCGATCATCGCCGACCACACCACGCTACCTTCCGTCGTCGCGCTGGCTCAGCGTGTGATCCGCGACATCGCGCTGCCGTACCATCTGTCGACGGGCGAGGCCGTCAGCATCGGTACGAGCGTCGGCATTGCGCTGGCGGCGAACGACGATTCCGTCGATGGCCTGATCCGGCGGGCGGATCAGGCGCTGTACAGCGCGAAGCAGGCGGGCCGGGGCACGTATCGCGTGGCGAACGCGTAG
- a CDS encoding zinc ribbon domain-containing protein, with the protein MPTYQYRCESCGEKFEHAEHVAEHATAQLKCPKCGSDKVQHAPTPFVAKTSRKS; encoded by the coding sequence ATGCCGACCTACCAGTATCGTTGCGAGAGTTGTGGGGAAAAGTTCGAGCACGCGGAGCACGTCGCAGAACATGCGACGGCGCAGCTGAAATGTCCTAAATGCGGAAGCGACAAGGTGCAGCACGCACCGACGCCTTTCGTCGCGAAGACGTCGCGCAAAAGTTGA
- a CDS encoding SMP-30/gluconolactonase/LRE family protein, protein MIVSVCHAQYTTDWLANTYGTLAAHVGNAARSMWVAPEGVVYTASMWDENEGGVAIYQNGQSIGSIGIHSEFQGGAITGNATSIFAAMQAGTQYGSGGVGRYNRATGTRDLVINVSTWNAVTRADAITGLATAGSLLYASDFFGNRVRVFTTDGAWQQDFSVAGPGALALDGAGNVWVARKSASAIVEYGPTGALLNTIQMPATSRPSALYFDASTGLLMVGDEGPDMNIKLYSVTGAPQLAGTFGVQGGYLDTTAGIKGQVGDKRFTRIEGIGKDSADNLYVLNNPWGGGWDLGRNSGTDIHAYNSAGNLMWKLQSLNFEAVAAPDPVTDGVLFYSGTNIYSGTAGGTFVANTVDPFSYPDDPRLNVNDTQRDEHFGQLASVGGNRILVASGQNPAIFYFFHFEPSKGYIAVPDASLPGVSFNTTRPVTGGFSIDSKGDVWAGLDRTNHIYHYPLTGFDGYGKPAWGPGIALPIPMSIRPLTRLIYLAESDTMILAQGIAGSWDWTAMNTRIEVYHGWSAGNMTRPDPVINLTSANAKSMTAAGNYLFVGYVHTVPNIDAFNLTTGRLDITLTNSNPGNLDVGNDVDSMYGLRAYVRSTGEYVVTKDNYNGSSIVVYRWTP, encoded by the coding sequence ATGATCGTTTCCGTCTGTCATGCGCAATACACGACCGACTGGCTCGCGAATACATATGGCACGCTCGCTGCGCACGTCGGCAACGCGGCGCGTTCGATGTGGGTCGCGCCCGAAGGTGTCGTCTATACGGCTTCGATGTGGGACGAGAACGAAGGCGGCGTCGCGATCTACCAGAACGGACAAAGCATCGGATCGATTGGTATCCATAGCGAGTTCCAGGGCGGCGCGATTACGGGCAATGCGACGTCGATCTTCGCGGCGATGCAGGCAGGCACGCAATACGGCAGCGGCGGCGTCGGCCGCTACAACCGCGCGACGGGCACACGCGATCTCGTCATCAACGTCAGCACATGGAACGCGGTCACCCGCGCCGATGCGATCACGGGACTCGCGACGGCCGGCTCGCTGCTCTATGCGAGCGATTTCTTCGGCAATCGCGTGCGCGTCTTCACGACGGATGGCGCGTGGCAGCAGGACTTTAGCGTCGCTGGGCCCGGTGCGCTCGCGCTGGATGGCGCGGGCAATGTCTGGGTGGCGCGTAAGAGCGCGAGCGCAATCGTCGAATACGGTCCCACGGGCGCCTTGCTGAACACGATCCAGATGCCCGCGACTTCGCGTCCTTCCGCGTTGTACTTCGATGCATCGACGGGTCTGCTGATGGTCGGCGACGAAGGCCCCGACATGAACATCAAGCTCTACAGCGTCACAGGCGCCCCGCAACTGGCGGGCACATTCGGCGTTCAGGGCGGCTATCTCGACACGACGGCGGGCATCAAAGGCCAGGTCGGCGACAAGCGCTTCACGCGTATCGAAGGCATCGGCAAGGACTCGGCTGACAACCTGTATGTGCTCAACAATCCGTGGGGCGGCGGCTGGGATCTCGGCCGCAACAGCGGCACGGACATTCACGCGTACAACAGCGCAGGCAACCTGATGTGGAAGCTGCAGTCGCTCAACTTCGAAGCCGTCGCGGCGCCCGATCCCGTGACGGACGGCGTGCTGTTCTATAGCGGCACGAACATCTATTCGGGCACGGCGGGTGGCACCTTCGTCGCGAATACGGTCGATCCTTTCTCGTATCCGGACGATCCGCGCCTGAACGTCAACGACACGCAACGCGACGAACACTTCGGCCAGCTCGCCAGCGTCGGCGGCAACCGGATACTCGTCGCGTCAGGGCAGAACCCGGCCATCTTCTACTTCTTCCATTTCGAACCGTCGAAGGGGTATATCGCGGTGCCGGATGCTTCGCTGCCCGGTGTCTCGTTCAATACGACGCGGCCGGTGACGGGCGGATTCAGTATCGACAGCAAAGGCGACGTGTGGGCCGGGCTCGATCGTACGAATCATATCTATCACTATCCGCTGACGGGTTTCGATGGATACGGCAAGCCAGCATGGGGACCCGGCATCGCACTGCCGATTCCGATGAGCATCCGCCCGTTGACGCGTCTCATCTATCTCGCCGAAAGCGACACGATGATACTCGCGCAAGGCATCGCGGGCAGTTGGGACTGGACCGCGATGAACACGCGGATCGAGGTGTATCACGGCTGGAGCGCAGGCAATATGACGCGGCCCGACCCGGTGATCAATCTCACCAGCGCGAATGCGAAGTCGATGACGGCGGCGGGCAACTATCTGTTCGTCGGATACGTGCACACGGTGCCGAACATCGACGCGTTCAATCTCACCACGGGCCGCCTCGACATAACGCTGACCAATTCGAACCCCGGCAATCTGGACGTCGGCAACGATGTCGACTCGATGTACGGCCTGCGGGCGTACGTCAGATCGACGGGCGAGTATGTGGTCACGAAAGACAACTACAACGGATCGAGCATCGTTGTTTATCGCTGGACGCCGTAA
- a CDS encoding acyltransferase, translating into MASTLKLPASANSAKSLKIDAIRFLAAFWVLMYHFKPPLFKELLPHRLSFLGGALWSGSTALFAGPAAVIVFFVISGYCIHAAYYKDVALKPVNYYASRFIRIGLPLVVLLCIVQPLPAGQNYLESVLWSLYCEMVYYAVYPLLRPRFHYIGEMIVGCALMAAAMVACVRLFGHPVCHSCVYETYRVPGTALLYAAGWISGCLIAETQRNAAQFQIRGAYSPLTMAMRRGLDASTRLLANHLVVLRTVVVAAGAAVMILLSESSLKPAMLPLITPDITLPVFQILAAIWIATETATPSNSRLWTMLAACGAWSYSLYLCHKTALALLEMTTFDEASRYAWFVEVALAFAISYAFYRIIEKPSHVISQRLRKYTPDVPGAPAA; encoded by the coding sequence ATGGCGAGTACCTTGAAGCTGCCGGCGTCGGCCAATTCCGCAAAATCCTTAAAGATCGACGCCATTCGTTTCCTCGCGGCGTTCTGGGTACTGATGTACCACTTCAAGCCGCCCCTTTTCAAGGAACTCCTGCCGCATCGGCTTTCGTTTCTGGGCGGGGCGTTGTGGTCCGGATCGACCGCATTGTTCGCCGGGCCTGCCGCTGTCATTGTGTTCTTTGTGATTTCCGGTTATTGCATTCACGCCGCATATTACAAGGACGTCGCGCTCAAACCAGTCAACTATTACGCGTCGCGATTCATCCGTATTGGATTGCCACTCGTCGTTCTGCTTTGCATCGTTCAGCCATTGCCGGCGGGACAGAACTATCTGGAATCGGTGTTGTGGTCGCTTTACTGCGAGATGGTGTATTACGCGGTTTATCCGCTTTTGCGGCCGCGCTTTCACTATATTGGCGAAATGATCGTCGGGTGTGCGCTGATGGCGGCTGCGATGGTCGCGTGCGTGCGGCTGTTCGGGCATCCCGTTTGTCACAGTTGCGTCTATGAAACCTATCGCGTTCCGGGCACGGCGTTGCTGTACGCGGCCGGCTGGATTTCTGGCTGCCTGATCGCGGAGACGCAGCGCAACGCTGCGCAGTTTCAGATTCGTGGCGCGTATTCGCCGCTGACGATGGCGATGAGGCGCGGTCTGGACGCAAGCACGCGTCTGCTTGCCAACCATCTCGTCGTGCTGAGGACGGTGGTCGTTGCCGCAGGCGCAGCCGTGATGATTCTGCTGTCGGAATCGAGTCTCAAGCCGGCGATGCTGCCGTTGATCACACCGGATATCACGCTGCCAGTATTTCAGATCCTCGCGGCGATCTGGATCGCGACGGAAACCGCAACGCCGTCTAACTCGCGCTTGTGGACGATGCTGGCTGCATGCGGCGCGTGGTCGTACAGCCTTTATCTTTGCCACAAGACCGCGCTGGCGCTACTTGAAATGACGACATTCGACGAAGCCTCGCGCTACGCATGGTTCGTCGAAGTGGCGCTGGCCTTCGCGATCAGCTACGCGTTCTACCGGATTATCGAAAAGCCTTCGCACGTCATTTCGCAGCGGCTGCGAAAGTACACACCGGACGTGCCGGGCGCGCCCGCGGCCTGA